The Microbacterium forte sequence GGTGGTCTTCCCGACGCCGTTGACGCCGACGACCAGAACGACCGCCGGCCGCTCGGTGAGCTTCAGGGTCGTGTCGAACTTCGCGAAGTGCTCCTCGAGCGTCTCGCGGAGCATCCGCTGGAGATCCTGCGGATCGGTCGTACGGTAGCGCTCGACCTTCTCACGAAGCTCTTCCACGACCCGCTCGCTGATGTCGGGGCCGAAGTCGGCAGTGAGGAGGGCCGTCTCGAGGTCCTCCCATGTCGTCTCGTCGATAGTGGGCTTGACGAACATCCCGCGCAGCGCACGAGTGAGGGACCACGACTTCTCCGCCATGACTCCAGCCTACGGGTAGCGCTGTCAGCCGGCCGCCGCGCGGTCGCCCACGCGCTGTCCGACGACCGCCGACACCCCGTCCTGACGCATCGAGACCCCGTAGAGCGCATCTGCGATCTCCATCGTGCGCTTCTGATGGGTGATGACGAGCAGCTGCGAGCTCTCGCGAAGCTGCTCGAACACGGTGAGCAGGCGGCCGAGGTTGGCGTCGTCGAGCGCCGCCTCGACCTCGTCGAGGATGTAGAACGGGCTCGGGCGGGCTTTGAAGATCGCGACCAGCAGAGCGACTGCAGCGAGGGAACGTTCACCGCCCGAGAGCAGTGACAGCCTCTCGATCTTCTTCCCGACCGGCCGTACAGAGACCTCGATGCCGGTCGTGAGCATGTTCTCGGGATCCGTGAGCGAGATGCTTCCGGTTCCGCCGGGGAACAGCAGAGGGAAGACCTCCCCGAACGCGACCCTCGTGTCTTCGAACGCGCTCGCGAAGATCGTCTGCATGCGCTCATCGAGGTCCGCGATGATCGTGCGCAGGTCCTGTCGCGTCTGCGTCAGGTCGGCGAGCTGCTCGGTGAGGAACGCGTGGCGCTGCTCGAGCGCCGCGAACTCCTCGAGCGCGAGCGGGTTGACCCGTCCGAGCTGAGCGAGCTTGCGTTCGGCCTCGGCGAGCCGTCGCTGCTGAATCCGCCGGTCGAACGGGATCGCCGTGTCGTCGAGCAGGTCGTCCTCAGCCTGGTCGGCTCCGGGATCACGGGGAACGAGCTGATCGGGGCCATATTCCGCTACGAGAATATCTTCGTCGAGCGCGAGCTCCGATGCCACGCGCTCGAGCAGACTGTTGAGGTGCAGCTTCTTCTCGTGGATCTGCAGTTCGAGGCCGTGCACGCTCTCGGTGAGCCCGGCGAGCCGCTCGCGCAAGGAGGTCTCCTGCGCTCGAAGAGCAGTGAGCTCCTGGTTCTGCGCCGATCGCGCGGCCTCGGCCTCGGCCAATGCGACGCGCGCCTCGGTGACCGACCGATCGATCGAGTCCAGGATGCGGGGCAGCTCCTGAGCCACTCCGGATGCCGCTTCGCGCTGTGCGCGTCGGATGACCGCCCGGCGCGCAGCCTCGGCTGCGGCGTCCCGCTCCTGCTCGCGTTGCCGTTCGAGTCCGGCGACGCGAGCCTGGGCAGCACGAACACGCTCACGAAGCGTCTCGATCTCCAGACGCGCTCGGACCTCACCTTCGCGCGCCGTCTCGAGCGCCTCGAGCAGACCGTCACGCGCCGACGCGTCCAGCACCGGCCGGGGGGCGGCGATGGCCGCATCCAACTCGGCCTTCGCCGCGTCGGCCTTCGCCTCAGCATCCTGCACCGCGCTCTGTGCCTGCGCGAGTCCTGATTCGAGCCGTTCGCACTCGGCGACAGCCGACTCGTGGGTGACCGTGACGCGGTTCACCTGTTCCGCGTGGGTCGCCAGCGCGGCGTCGTGCTCGCGCAGCGCCCGGAGCGCGTCCTTCGCCTGGCGACGTGATGTCTCCACGGCCTCGTTCGCGTCTGCGCGAGCCTCGCGCAGTGAATCGACGATGACCTGCACCTCTGCCAGGCGCTCGTTCGCCGCGTCCCGTTCGGCGGCGAGCTCGAGACGGGAGCGTTCGCCGCCGGATCCGGCGCGCAGCGTCTGCGCGGTGACGACATCGCCCGCCGTCGTGACGATCGTCGTGGTCGTATCGCCCGCGAGGTCGAGCGCGAGTCGTGCATTGCGCGCCGCGTCCAGGCTCGCGGCGATGACGACGTGCGACAGGATTCCGAGGACCCCGTCCGGAGCCGTGACCGTATCGATCGCGGGCGTCACGCCCTCGAGAGCGGGCAGCTCGATCGACGGACGCGCAGCATCGGCGACGACGAAATCCACCACTCCCCTGCGCTGGTCGGACGCGTCCTGTGCCAGCTCGAAGGCGTCGGAGGCCCTCTCGACGAGGACGCCCTCGGCCAGCGAACCCAGCACGGCTGCGATCGCGGCCTCGAACCCGTTTTTGACCTGCACCGAGTCACCCACGAGGCCACGAACACCCGTGGCTCCCGCCTTCACGATCTCGGCGGCGCCTCCTGAGATCGCGAGCGCGCTTCCGAGTGCCGCAGCCTTGGCCGTGAGAGCGTCGACCTCGCGCTCGGCCGCGTGCAGGCGCTCGCGGAGCGTCTCTCGCTCGGCCTCGGCCGCCGTCGCGGCACGCTGCGCGCTCTCATATGCGGCGGAGTGCTCTGCCGCCGTGCCCTCCGGCGCCTCCGCGTCGTCGATCGCCTCGAGGGCTTCGGCGGCGTCTCGGCGACGCGCGTTCGCCGCCTCGAGCGCGTTCTCCTGGCGCAGGACCGCACCGCGCACCGCAGCGAGGGCCGACGCGGCCGCATCCGCCGTGCCTCGCAACGAGCTGAGCCGCATGTCGTACTCCGACACGAGCGCGCTCTGCTCGGCGATGTCCACGTCGAGAGTGTCGAGCTCCGCCCGCGCATTCACCACCTCGCGGCTCGCCACGCTCGCCGCGTCCTGAGCGTCGCCGAGGCCGGCGGAGATCTCGGTGATCTCCGCCTTCGCCTCGTCGATCGTGGTCTGCGTGACAGTGATGGCCGTCACGGCAGCATCGTCTTCTTCCGAGCCGAGGAGCGCGAGTCGCTGATTGGCGAGGGTGTACAGCCCGCGCATCCGCTCCTGCACCTGCTCGAGACCGAAGGCCACGCCTCTCGCCTGATCGACCGCCGCCGAGTTCTGATCCTGCTCAAGGCGTGCGATGCTCGCCCGCACCGCCTCTGCCTGATCCGACAGCACGAGCCGTTCGGTGTGCCGCTCATGCTCGGTGCGCGTGTGATCGGCCAGCGCCGTGCGCAGCGCCACCACGTCATCCGCGAAGATCCGAGCCTTGGCATCACGCACGACCGCAGCGATCGTCTGCGCCTCGCGCGCGATCTCCGCCTGCCTGCCCAGGGGTTTCAGCTGGCGCCGGATCTCGCCGGCGAGATCGCTGAGACGCGTCAGGTTGGTCTCCATCGCATCGAGCTTGCGAAGGGTCTTCTCCTTGCGACGCCGATGCTTGAGGATGCCGGCCGCTTCCTCGATGAAGCCGCGCCGATCCTCCGGAGACGCCTGGAGCACCGTGTCCAGGCGCCCCTGCCCCACGATGACGTGCATCTCGCGTCCGAGACCGGAATCGCTGAGCAGTTCCTGAAGATCGAGCAGACGGCAGTTCTCGCCGTTGATGGCGTACTCGCTGGCGCCGTTGCGGAACAGCGTGCGACTGATGGTGACCTCGGCGAACTCGATCGGCAGGGCGCCGTCGCTGTTGTCGATCGTGAGCTGCACCTCGGCCCGACCGAGCGGCCCTCTCGTGGACGTGCCGGCGAAGATGACGTCCTCCATCTTGCCGCCGCGCAGAGTCTTCGCTCCCTGCTCACCCATCACCCAGGCGAGGGCATCGACGACGTTCGACTTGCCCGATCCGTTGGGACCCACGATGCAGGTGACGCCCGGTTCGAACACGAAACTGGTCGG is a genomic window containing:
- the smc gene encoding chromosome segregation protein SMC, with protein sequence MHLKSLTLKGFKSFAQPTSFVFEPGVTCIVGPNGSGKSNVVDALAWVMGEQGAKTLRGGKMEDVIFAGTSTRGPLGRAEVQLTIDNSDGALPIEFAEVTISRTLFRNGASEYAINGENCRLLDLQELLSDSGLGREMHVIVGQGRLDTVLQASPEDRRGFIEEAAGILKHRRRKEKTLRKLDAMETNLTRLSDLAGEIRRQLKPLGRQAEIAREAQTIAAVVRDAKARIFADDVVALRTALADHTRTEHERHTERLVLSDQAEAVRASIARLEQDQNSAAVDQARGVAFGLEQVQERMRGLYTLANQRLALLGSEEDDAAVTAITVTQTTIDEAKAEITEISAGLGDAQDAASVASREVVNARAELDTLDVDIAEQSALVSEYDMRLSSLRGTADAAASALAAVRGAVLRQENALEAANARRRDAAEALEAIDDAEAPEGTAAEHSAAYESAQRAATAAEAERETLRERLHAAEREVDALTAKAAALGSALAISGGAAEIVKAGATGVRGLVGDSVQVKNGFEAAIAAVLGSLAEGVLVERASDAFELAQDASDQRRGVVDFVVADAARPSIELPALEGVTPAIDTVTAPDGVLGILSHVVIAASLDAARNARLALDLAGDTTTTIVTTAGDVVTAQTLRAGSGGERSRLELAAERDAANERLAEVQVIVDSLREARADANEAVETSRRQAKDALRALREHDAALATHAEQVNRVTVTHESAVAECERLESGLAQAQSAVQDAEAKADAAKAELDAAIAAPRPVLDASARDGLLEALETAREGEVRARLEIETLRERVRAAQARVAGLERQREQERDAAAEAARRAVIRRAQREAASGVAQELPRILDSIDRSVTEARVALAEAEAARSAQNQELTALRAQETSLRERLAGLTESVHGLELQIHEKKLHLNSLLERVASELALDEDILVAEYGPDQLVPRDPGADQAEDDLLDDTAIPFDRRIQQRRLAEAERKLAQLGRVNPLALEEFAALEQRHAFLTEQLADLTQTRQDLRTIIADLDERMQTIFASAFEDTRVAFGEVFPLLFPGGTGSISLTDPENMLTTGIEVSVRPVGKKIERLSLLSGGERSLAAVALLVAIFKARPSPFYILDEVEAALDDANLGRLLTVFEQLRESSQLLVITHQKRTMEIADALYGVSMRQDGVSAVVGQRVGDRAAAG